One genomic region from Chlamydia poikilotherma encodes:
- a CDS encoding DUF5399 family protein, whose product MVEIFNYSTSVYEKHASNNKVVNDFRKEVHMESLTIRDVAKHAQILDMTPKPSALSSLMQTNKKTHWAFFSPPNNFHKQRFSTPYLAPSLGSPDQQDDDLEKISSYLKVLTRGKFSYQSRVTPFLSYKDQEESEEEEEEASDSEEDIIVQEGKILLKAIDVGLKSSNIMIDYVISRIFQFVQG is encoded by the coding sequence ATGGTAGAAATTTTTAATTACAGTACCTCTGTTTACGAAAAACACGCGTCTAACAATAAAGTAGTGAATGATTTCCGCAAGGAAGTTCACATGGAAAGTTTGACGATCCGTGATGTGGCCAAACATGCCCAAATTTTGGACATGACGCCAAAACCTTCGGCTTTATCTTCTCTTATGCAGACGAATAAGAAAACCCACTGGGCTTTCTTTTCGCCTCCAAATAACTTCCATAAACAGCGGTTCTCGACTCCTTATTTAGCACCTTCATTAGGATCTCCTGATCAACAAGACGATGATTTAGAGAAAATTTCTTCCTATTTAAAGGTTCTGACTCGGGGAAAATTCTCTTATCAAAGTCGTGTAACACCTTTTCTTTCTTACAAAGATCAAGAAGAAAGCGAAGAAGAGGAAGAAGAAGCTTCTGATTCTGAAGAAGACATTATCGTTCAAGAGGGAAAAATCTTACTCAAAGCTATTGACGTAGGATTGAAATCTTCTAATATCATGATCGATTATGTTATTTCTCGTATTTTTCAATTTGTTCAAGGCTAA
- a CDS encoding type III secretion chaperone yields MLDNEWKAILGWGDEELEELRISGYMFLRQGHYKKAILFFEALVILDPLSIYDFQTLGGLYLQIGENAKALGVLDQALRMQGDHLPTLLNKTKALFCLNRIDEASAIAVYLTSCDDSIIANDAEALLMSYPKKTIKKPVALSN; encoded by the coding sequence ATGTTGGATAATGAATGGAAAGCCATCTTAGGATGGGGAGATGAAGAACTCGAAGAGTTACGCATTTCTGGATATATGTTTCTTCGTCAAGGACATTACAAAAAGGCCATTCTCTTTTTTGAAGCCTTGGTTATTTTAGATCCATTAAGTATTTATGACTTCCAAACTCTTGGCGGATTATATTTGCAAATTGGAGAGAATGCCAAAGCTTTAGGAGTCCTAGATCAAGCTTTGCGGATGCAAGGAGATCATCTTCCTACATTACTAAACAAAACTAAAGCTCTCTTTTGTTTGAATCGCATTGACGAAGCTTCTGCCATAGCTGTCTATCTTACATCGTGCGATGATTCTATAATTGCTAATGACGCCGAAGCTTTGCTTATGAGCTACCCTAAAAAAACGATTAAGAAGCCCGTTGCTCTTTCTAATTAA